GCTGTTTGCAATGGCTCTTGCGATTTCTTTTCCTTCGAGTTTTAAAGCGATTTCGAATTGTTTTTGATGATCAGGGCCAAAAGCGCGTAAGGTTTCGTATTCTGGAGTTTGTCCCATAGAACCTTGAGTGATTTCTTGTAGCTTGGTTTTATAATCTTTGATGAGATTTTTAGCATCAATATGAGGATAATTTTTTTCTACTAAATAAAGTGCGATTTGCTTGGCTTTTTCAAAGCCTGATTCTAAGTGAATAGCACCAATAATAGCCTCTAGAGCATCTGAAAGAATGGAAGGTTTAGCTCTTCCACCGTTGTTTTCTTCGGCTAAAGACATAAATAAAAAATCCCCCAAATTCAAATCAAGTGCGATTTTTGCAAAAGATTTTTCATTGACTAAAGCGGCTCTAAGTTTTGATAAATCTCCTTCTGCATCGTGTTTAAATTTGTGAAATAAATACTCTCCCACAACCAAATCAAGTACTGCATCACCTAAAAATTCAAGTCTTTCATTGCTATAAGGTTTTTTAAAACTTTTATGTGTCAAAGCGTGTGTGAGTAAAGTTTTGTCTTTAAATTCGTAGTGGAGATTTTTTTCTAAGAGCTCGAGTTTTTTCATATTTTTTCATTATCCTTTTGCAAATTAAGAGCAGCCATTCTTGCTAAAAAATCACATCTTTCGTTTTGCGTGTGACCATTGTGTGCTTTTATCCAAAAAGCTTTGATTTTGTGAATTTTAGCCAAATTTAAATATTCTTTCCATAAATCCACATTTTTCTTGCCTTTAAAATCTTTTTTTACCCAATCTTTAAGCCACTCATTGATGCTTTGCACCATTAAATTTGAGTCTGTAAAAAGCGAAATTTCACAAGGCTCTTTTAAGGCTTCTAAAGCCTTGATGATAGCTAAAAGTTCCATTCTATTATTTGTGGTATTTTCTTGACTGCCAAAGCCTTCTTTTTGATGGTTTTTATATTCAAGTATATAAGCCCAACCACCAAAACCAGGGTTTTTCAAACATGATCCATCGGTGTAAATTTTAATTTGCTTCATCGCTT
This genomic interval from Campylobacter sp. CCS1377 contains the following:
- the rnc gene encoding ribonuclease III, with protein sequence MKKLELLEKNLHYEFKDKTLLTHALTHKSFKKPYSNERLEFLGDAVLDLVVGEYLFHKFKHDAEGDLSKLRAALVNEKSFAKIALDLNLGDFLFMSLAEENNGGRAKPSILSDALEAIIGAIHLESGFEKAKQIALYLVEKNYPHIDAKNLIKDYKTKLQEITQGSMGQTPEYETLRAFGPDHQKQFEIALKLEGKEIARAIANSKKEAQQMAAKITLEKWGKI
- the rnhA gene encoding ribonuclease HI, with the protein product MKQIKIYTDGSCLKNPGFGGWAYILEYKNHQKEGFGSQENTTNNRMELLAIIKALEALKEPCEISLFTDSNLMVQSINEWLKDWVKKDFKGKKNVDLWKEYLNLAKIHKIKAFWIKAHNGHTQNERCDFLARMAALNLQKDNEKI